The following are encoded together in the Alteromonas gilva genome:
- a CDS encoding hybrid sensor histidine kinase/response regulator, with protein MALNIKRLLVPAFVVAVVVPVAAVSMLSVEQVKSYTINGLFNTFQGEVLQIENNLLSRFSQVENDLLLLQQEPVIKQSLGALPQYADKPATQIYVPADNPATQQLYSRFKLLKDIKSDLAYVYLGDEQGGYIQYPPERVPAGYDPRKRPWYIAASQASGKTVRTRAYYWQVANKAVISTVRQVSGANGSRLGAIGLDLDLTALSGLLRDLQWGQQGNLLIVESSGNLLVDLKHPENRFHSVADTYPSALHAYLVQPQTSSFEQHSQILQLEQQSYIQYRYYSSELNWFFVGLLPMSAVEEAAASLTTWIGLIAIIALAVFVSLALFFSNIISNFIQQKQTALEDASQSAMQASEAKSEFLANMSHEIRTPMNGVIGMLNLLRQTPLNNKQQNYVNSASTSADNLLHIINEILDFSKIEAGKLEVETIHFNLPELLNEVVTLFEPLAQEKQLTLSMNYEHLVHVDIQSDPYRIRQILLNLVSNAIKFTRQGRVAVDVKSYIDEDVVWVQLTVTDSGIGIAHDKLEQLFSPFTQSDSSTTREYGGTGLGLAISHRLCLLLGGSLTANSEPGNGSDFCARIPVTVSTGQAAETIDNAARSPSRDTIDWDSQSRLSHLAGRSVLLVEDNDINQEIVKAILNQLGMRFLVAENGQQALDIIGGVSFQFDAILMDCQMPVMGGLEATRRLRNAEAGERNKDIPVIALTANAMQGDKESCLAAGMNDYVAKPIRFEQLLDALTAVIAVPPKAADDT; from the coding sequence ATGGCGTTAAACATAAAGCGACTTCTTGTACCGGCATTCGTTGTGGCCGTGGTAGTGCCAGTGGCCGCGGTGTCGATGCTAAGCGTAGAGCAGGTAAAAAGTTATACTATAAACGGGTTATTCAATACGTTTCAGGGCGAAGTGTTGCAGATAGAAAATAACCTCTTGAGTCGTTTTTCTCAGGTTGAAAATGACCTGCTGTTATTACAGCAAGAACCCGTTATTAAACAATCCTTAGGTGCGCTTCCTCAATACGCCGATAAACCGGCAACCCAAATTTATGTGCCGGCCGACAACCCGGCCACGCAGCAGTTATATTCGCGTTTTAAGTTATTAAAAGATATCAAATCAGACTTAGCCTATGTTTATCTGGGCGACGAACAAGGCGGCTATATTCAATACCCGCCAGAACGGGTGCCAGCCGGATATGATCCCCGTAAACGTCCCTGGTACATTGCTGCCAGCCAGGCGTCCGGCAAAACTGTTCGTACCCGTGCCTACTACTGGCAGGTCGCCAATAAAGCGGTTATATCCACGGTTCGGCAGGTTTCTGGTGCTAACGGCTCTCGCCTCGGTGCTATTGGCCTGGATTTGGATCTTACTGCCCTGTCTGGCCTGTTGCGTGACCTTCAATGGGGTCAACAGGGTAACCTGTTGATTGTTGAAAGTAGTGGAAACTTGCTGGTTGACTTAAAGCATCCAGAAAATCGGTTTCACTCGGTCGCCGACACCTATCCATCGGCTTTACATGCCTATCTCGTGCAACCCCAGACAAGCTCGTTTGAGCAGCACAGTCAAATTCTGCAATTGGAGCAACAGTCATATATTCAGTATCGCTATTATTCGAGTGAGCTCAACTGGTTCTTTGTGGGTTTATTGCCGATGAGTGCCGTAGAAGAAGCGGCGGCTTCATTAACCACCTGGATTGGACTCATTGCTATCATTGCGTTAGCGGTATTTGTCAGCCTTGCGCTGTTTTTTTCTAACATTATCTCCAATTTTATCCAGCAAAAACAAACGGCACTAGAAGACGCTTCGCAATCTGCGATGCAGGCGTCAGAGGCAAAAAGTGAATTCCTGGCCAACATGAGCCACGAAATTCGCACGCCCATGAATGGCGTGATTGGTATGTTAAATTTATTGCGACAAACTCCCCTGAACAACAAACAGCAAAATTATGTCAATTCTGCCAGCACCAGTGCCGACAACCTATTGCATATTATCAATGAAATTCTCGACTTTTCGAAAATAGAAGCCGGTAAACTTGAGGTCGAAACTATACACTTTAACTTACCAGAACTATTAAATGAGGTTGTCACCTTATTTGAGCCTCTCGCCCAGGAAAAACAACTCACATTGTCAATGAATTACGAGCACCTGGTTCATGTTGATATTCAAAGTGACCCGTATCGGATTCGTCAGATATTATTAAATCTGGTGAGTAACGCCATTAAGTTTACCCGCCAGGGCCGTGTTGCCGTCGACGTCAAAAGCTATATTGATGAAGACGTTGTCTGGGTGCAGTTAACGGTCACAGACAGCGGTATTGGTATTGCCCACGATAAGCTTGAACAGCTCTTTTCACCGTTTACCCAAAGCGATTCATCAACCACCAGAGAATATGGCGGTACCGGTTTAGGGCTAGCCATCTCGCACCGTCTGTGTCTGTTGTTGGGCGGCAGCCTGACCGCTAACAGTGAACCCGGTAATGGCAGCGACTTTTGCGCCAGAATTCCGGTTACTGTGAGTACGGGGCAAGCGGCAGAGACGATTGACAACGCGGCCCGCAGCCCGTCGCGGGATACGATTGACTGGGACAGTCAGTCCCGGCTTAGTCATTTGGCAGGTCGCAGTGTGTTGTTAGTGGAAGACAACGACATTAATCAGGAAATCGTAAAAGCCATTCTAAATCAGCTTGGCATGCGCTTTTTAGTGGCCGAAAATGGTCAGCAAGCACTGGATATTATCGGCGGAGTTTCCTTTCAGTTTGATGCCATCCTGATGGATTGCCAAATGCCGGTAATGGGAGGTCTGGAAGCCACGCGTCGACTACGTAACGCCGAAGCGGGTGAGCGCAACAAGGATATCCCTGTGATCGCACTCACGGCCAACGCCATGCAGGGCGACAAAGAAAGCTGTTTGGCGGCCGGCATGAATGATTATGTGGCGAAACCGATTCGGTTCGAGCAGTTATTGGACGCCCTTACAGCGGTAATAGCCGTCCCGCCGAAGGCCGCTGATGATACCTGA
- the nqrF gene encoding NADH:ubiquinone reductase (Na(+)-transporting) subunit F has product MNQIEIFLGVGMFIVIVLALVFIIMFAKSKLVPSGDVTISINDDPDKAIKTAPGGKLLGALAEAGIFVSSACGGGGSCGQCRVDVKEGGGEILPTELDHITKREAREGCRLSCQVSVKQDMKIELEEEIFGIKKWDCEVISNDNKATFIKELKLKIPNGESVPFRAGGYIQIEAPPHHVKYKDFDVPEKFRGDWERFGFFDIESKVDEETIRAYSMANYPEEEGIIMLNVRIATPPPNNLSLPAGKMSSYIWSLKEGDKATISGPFGEFFAKDTDAEMVFVGGGAGMAPMRSHIFDQLRRIKTDRKMTFWYGARSLREMFYVEDFDMLQEENDNFTWHVALSDPQPEDNWTGDTGFIHNVLLENYLKDHPAPEDCEFYMCGPPMMNAAVINMLKDLGVEDENIMLDDFGG; this is encoded by the coding sequence ATGAATCAAATCGAAATATTTCTTGGCGTGGGCATGTTTATCGTCATCGTACTGGCGTTGGTATTCATTATCATGTTTGCCAAATCAAAGCTGGTGCCGTCTGGCGACGTGACTATCAGTATTAACGACGATCCTGATAAAGCCATAAAAACCGCACCGGGTGGCAAGCTGTTAGGTGCACTGGCCGAAGCGGGTATCTTTGTATCATCGGCGTGCGGTGGTGGTGGCTCATGTGGTCAGTGCCGCGTTGATGTTAAAGAAGGTGGCGGTGAAATTCTGCCTACTGAGCTTGATCACATCACCAAGCGTGAAGCGCGTGAAGGCTGTCGCCTGTCGTGTCAGGTATCGGTTAAGCAAGACATGAAAATTGAGCTTGAAGAAGAAATCTTCGGCATCAAGAAGTGGGATTGTGAAGTTATTTCTAACGATAACAAAGCCACCTTCATTAAAGAGCTTAAGCTTAAAATTCCTAACGGTGAAAGCGTACCTTTCCGTGCCGGGGGCTATATTCAGATCGAAGCGCCACCGCACCACGTTAAGTACAAAGACTTTGATGTACCAGAAAAATTCCGTGGTGACTGGGAACGTTTTGGTTTCTTTGACATTGAGTCAAAAGTTGACGAAGAAACTATCCGTGCTTACTCAATGGCAAACTACCCGGAAGAAGAAGGCATTATTATGCTGAACGTGCGTATCGCTACGCCGCCGCCGAACAACCTGAGCCTGCCAGCGGGTAAAATGTCGTCGTACATCTGGAGCCTTAAAGAAGGTGACAAAGCGACGATATCAGGACCATTTGGTGAATTCTTCGCCAAAGATACCGACGCTGAAATGGTATTTGTGGGTGGTGGTGCAGGTATGGCGCCCATGCGTTCACACATTTTTGACCAGCTTCGCCGCATCAAAACAGACCGTAAAATGACCTTCTGGTATGGTGCTCGATCTCTGCGTGAAATGTTCTATGTTGAAGATTTCGATATGCTACAGGAAGAAAACGACAACTTTACCTGGCATGTTGCGCTGTCTGATCCACAGCCAGAAGACAACTGGACGGGTGATACCGGGTTTATCCACAACGTACTGCTGGAAAACTACCTCAAAGATCACCCTGCACCAGAAGACTGTGAATTCTACATGTGTGGACCACCAATGATGAACGCAGCGGTTATTAACATGCTGAAAGATCTTGGTGTCGAAGACGAAAACATTATGTTGGATGACTTCGGTGGCTAA
- a CDS encoding FAD:protein FMN transferase, whose amino-acid sequence MTRIKYLLLVSVVFFVACTKAPQVNVEHLVGQTMGTSYNVKYPALSDVDSGALKAAIDQRLVRVNALMSTYDPTSELSRFNQYRYSTPFELSAETMLVIHEAMRLGELSDGVLDVTVGPLVNLWGFGPTMRPETIPSDEDITAVRQYVGLDKLEVRGNTLIKKHPQLYVDLSTIAKGYGVDVVADLLEQQGITDYLVEIGGEMRVKGNKADGSPWLIAIEKPVSDERAVQKVVSIGDNAIATSGDYRNYYEQDGIRYSHLIDPTTGKPIQHNTVSVTVVASSSMSADGLATAFNVMGWDSAIALAEEHDIAVFIIRRVDDTFEEYSSPAFDELVTVY is encoded by the coding sequence GTGACACGTATTAAGTATTTACTGCTGGTGTCGGTAGTGTTTTTTGTGGCATGTACTAAAGCACCACAGGTGAATGTTGAACATCTTGTCGGTCAAACCATGGGTACATCCTATAATGTAAAGTACCCGGCGCTTAGCGACGTTGATAGCGGCGCGTTGAAAGCGGCCATCGACCAACGTTTGGTGCGTGTGAATGCGCTGATGTCCACTTACGATCCTACGTCTGAATTGTCGCGCTTTAACCAGTACCGTTACAGCACGCCTTTTGAGCTATCCGCAGAAACGATGCTGGTGATACACGAAGCAATGCGCTTAGGCGAACTCAGTGATGGCGTACTGGACGTTACAGTGGGTCCGCTGGTGAATTTGTGGGGCTTTGGTCCAACCATGCGACCCGAGACGATTCCCAGTGACGAGGACATCACCGCGGTGCGTCAGTATGTCGGGCTGGATAAACTGGAAGTGCGTGGTAATACGCTGATCAAAAAGCACCCGCAGCTGTACGTGGATTTATCTACCATTGCCAAAGGGTATGGTGTGGATGTCGTGGCTGACCTACTGGAGCAGCAGGGCATTACCGATTACCTGGTAGAAATTGGTGGTGAAATGCGCGTTAAAGGCAACAAAGCCGACGGTTCGCCGTGGTTAATTGCCATCGAAAAACCGGTTTCCGATGAAAGAGCCGTACAAAAAGTCGTGTCTATTGGAGACAATGCCATTGCAACTTCCGGCGACTATCGGAACTATTACGAGCAGGACGGTATCAGGTACTCTCACCTGATCGACCCGACTACCGGTAAACCAATACAGCACAATACCGTATCAGTTACTGTAGTGGCGTCATCCTCTATGTCGGCTGACGGACTGGCTACCGCCTTTAATGTAATGGGCTGGGACTCAGCAATCGCGCTGGCAGAAGAACATGACATCGCCGTGTTTATTATCCGCAGGGTAGATGACACATTTGAAGAATATAGCAGTCCGGCTTTCGACGAGCTGGTTACTGTGTACTAG
- a CDS encoding Na(+)-translocating NADH-quinone reductase subunit A, with translation MIKIKKGLDLPISGAPTQQIQDGLSVSRAAILGEEYVGMRPTMHVQVGDRVKKGQLIFEDKKNPGVKFTAPIAGEVVEVNRGAKRVLQSVVVKQDGDEAETFDAIAADKITTTERDKIEQLLVDTGLWTTLRTRPFSKSPALGSTPNAIFVNAMDTNPLAADPAVVIAERQDDLANGLKALSVLSGGKVYLTKKAGSAISAGDSSAEVVEFDGPHPAGLVGTHVHYIDPVGAKKIAWTVNYQDVIAIGATLTAGQLDNTRVVAIGGPAAKNPRLVRTVVGADLTELTADEKKDGEVRVVSGSVLNGTTAQGVHGFLGRFHLQVSLLLEGHEKKLFGWLAPGADMHSVTRAYTGHFSGSSKQFDMTTSTNGSERSMVPIGNYERVMPLDILPTLLLRDLISGDTDSAQTLGCLELDEEDLALCTYVCPGKYTYGSILRDCLTTIEKEG, from the coding sequence ATGATAAAAATCAAAAAAGGTCTCGACCTCCCTATATCGGGAGCTCCGACGCAGCAGATCCAGGACGGACTGTCAGTGTCACGAGCTGCCATACTGGGAGAAGAATATGTGGGTATGCGTCCTACCATGCACGTGCAGGTTGGAGACAGGGTGAAGAAAGGTCAGTTGATTTTTGAAGATAAGAAAAATCCTGGCGTTAAATTCACGGCTCCGATTGCAGGTGAAGTGGTAGAAGTAAACCGTGGTGCTAAACGTGTTTTACAATCCGTAGTGGTAAAGCAGGACGGTGACGAAGCGGAAACCTTCGATGCTATTGCTGCAGATAAAATTACCACCACTGAGCGTGACAAAATTGAACAGCTGCTGGTTGATACCGGACTGTGGACGACACTTCGTACACGCCCGTTCAGTAAATCACCTGCACTGGGTTCAACGCCTAATGCTATTTTTGTCAATGCCATGGATACTAACCCGTTGGCGGCTGATCCGGCTGTTGTGATTGCCGAACGTCAGGATGACCTGGCCAATGGTCTGAAAGCACTGAGTGTGCTGTCAGGCGGCAAGGTTTATCTGACTAAAAAAGCCGGTAGTGCTATTTCAGCGGGCGACAGCAGTGCCGAGGTTGTTGAATTTGACGGCCCTCACCCTGCAGGTCTGGTTGGTACACATGTACATTACATCGACCCGGTTGGTGCCAAGAAAATAGCATGGACGGTAAACTATCAGGATGTTATCGCCATTGGTGCTACGTTAACTGCTGGCCAGCTTGATAATACCCGGGTTGTGGCTATTGGTGGTCCAGCTGCCAAAAATCCACGCTTAGTGCGTACTGTGGTAGGCGCTGATCTGACAGAGCTGACGGCCGACGAGAAAAAAGACGGTGAAGTACGTGTGGTGTCTGGCTCGGTACTCAATGGTACAACGGCGCAGGGCGTACACGGATTCCTCGGACGTTTTCATTTGCAGGTGTCATTGCTGCTTGAAGGTCATGAGAAAAAGTTATTCGGCTGGTTAGCGCCTGGCGCTGATATGCACTCTGTAACACGTGCCTATACAGGTCACTTTAGTGGCAGCAGTAAGCAGTTTGATATGACAACCTCCACCAACGGTTCAGAGCGTTCCATGGTGCCTATTGGTAACTACGAGCGCGTTATGCCGTTGGATATCCTGCCAACGCTATTATTACGAGATCTAATCTCTGGTGATACAGACAGTGCTCAAACATTAGGTTGTTTGGAATTGGACGAAGAAGATTTAGCTCTGTGTACCTACGTGTGCCCGGGCAAATACACTTACGGCTCGATTCTGCGCGATTGTTTGACGACCATTGAGAAAGAGGGTTAA
- a CDS encoding Na(+)-translocating NADH-quinone reductase subunit C has protein sequence MSANKESLGKTVGVVLAVCLVCSIIVSGAAVGLRDIQQTNAMKDKMSNILHAAGLLEQAQGDILGTYNEFVEQRYVDLSSGEFVEAPSEDYDMYKAAKKPDMSIKVENSNVGFQRRAEVASVYMVRNEAGDVTRVILPVHGSGLWDLMYGFLALDADGKTVRELIYYQQKETPGLGGEVQNPQWQAKWDGKELYKNGDVALEVKKAAGEDNPYAVDALSGATLTSNGVNNTIQYWAGENGFGPFLKKQAWRS, from the coding sequence GTGTCGGCTAATAAAGAATCATTAGGAAAAACCGTTGGCGTTGTGCTGGCAGTGTGTTTAGTTTGCTCGATTATCGTATCGGGCGCAGCGGTAGGTTTGCGTGATATTCAGCAAACCAACGCCATGAAAGATAAAATGTCTAACATTTTACACGCCGCAGGCCTGCTAGAGCAGGCGCAAGGCGACATTCTGGGCACGTACAATGAGTTCGTTGAACAGCGTTATGTAGACCTGAGTTCAGGTGAGTTTGTCGAGGCTCCGTCGGAAGATTACGACATGTACAAAGCCGCGAAGAAACCTGACATGAGCATTAAGGTAGAAAACAGCAACGTTGGTTTTCAGCGTCGTGCAGAAGTGGCTTCAGTTTACATGGTACGTAACGAAGCGGGTGATGTAACGCGCGTAATACTGCCTGTTCACGGCAGCGGTCTGTGGGATCTGATGTACGGCTTTTTAGCACTCGATGCAGACGGCAAAACAGTGCGTGAGCTTATTTACTATCAGCAAAAAGAAACACCAGGACTTGGCGGTGAGGTACAAAACCCACAGTGGCAAGCAAAGTGGGACGGAAAAGAGCTGTATAAAAACGGTGATGTTGCGCTGGAAGTTAAAAAAGCGGCTGGCGAAGATAACCCGTATGCAGTCGATGCACTCTCCGGTGCTACGCTAACCAGTAACGGTGTGAACAACACTATTCAGTATTGGGCTGGCGAAAACGGCTTTGGTCCGTTCCTTAAAAAGCAAGCCTGGCGTTCGTAA
- the nqrM gene encoding (Na+)-NQR maturation NqrM, producing the protein MSTFILAFVFFLVMVAAMAVGYMFQRKSISGSCGGLGALGIAKACDCPEPCDRKKARMEREQVRQDKLKEWEKDRIL; encoded by the coding sequence ATGAGTACCTTTATTTTAGCCTTTGTCTTTTTCTTAGTGATGGTTGCGGCCATGGCTGTAGGCTATATGTTTCAGCGTAAGAGCATTTCCGGAAGCTGTGGCGGCTTAGGTGCACTGGGCATCGCCAAAGCCTGTGACTGCCCCGAACCTTGCGATCGCAAGAAAGCGCGCATGGAAAGAGAGCAGGTCCGACAGGACAAGCTGAAAGAGTGGGAAAAAGACCGCATTCTGTAA
- the fabV gene encoding enoyl-ACP reductase FabV, giving the protein MVIKPKIRGFICTNAHPVGCAAVVAEQIEYIQGLGDLGEGPKKVLVIGSSTGYGLASRITSAFGYGADTLGVCFEKPPTERKTATAGWYNTAAFHQKAKAADLYAETINGDAFSNEIKAQVIDKIKADLGQVDLVIYSLASPRRTDPATGEVFKSTLKPVGQAYTTKTYDTDKDKIHDVSLEPASEEEIANTVKVMGGEDWELWLNALAEAGVLAEGCKTTAYTYIGKELTWPIYGQATIGKAKEDLDRAATAINTDLNNLNVDAHVSSLKALVTQASSAIPVMPLYISLIYKVMKEEGTHEGCIEQIAGLYRECLYGDIATLDEQNRFRMDGKETNDATQAKIKALWDQVTQDNFHDLSDYAGYHHEFLKLFGFDVKGIDYDAEVDPLVSW; this is encoded by the coding sequence ATGGTTATTAAGCCCAAAATACGTGGCTTCATTTGCACAAATGCGCATCCTGTTGGATGCGCTGCAGTAGTTGCAGAACAAATTGAATATATTCAAGGGCTTGGCGATCTGGGCGAAGGCCCTAAAAAGGTCTTGGTAATCGGTAGCTCTACCGGTTATGGCCTCGCGTCACGAATTACATCAGCCTTTGGTTATGGTGCTGATACCCTTGGCGTGTGTTTTGAAAAACCACCCACAGAGCGCAAGACCGCTACTGCCGGCTGGTACAATACGGCGGCATTTCATCAAAAAGCCAAAGCGGCCGATTTGTATGCCGAGACCATCAATGGCGATGCGTTTTCTAACGAAATCAAAGCGCAGGTAATCGATAAAATTAAAGCTGATTTGGGCCAGGTAGACTTAGTGATTTACAGTCTGGCTTCACCACGACGAACCGATCCGGCTACCGGAGAGGTATTTAAGTCGACGCTGAAACCAGTCGGGCAGGCGTATACCACCAAGACCTATGATACCGACAAAGATAAAATCCATGACGTATCACTGGAACCGGCAAGCGAAGAAGAAATTGCCAATACGGTTAAAGTGATGGGCGGCGAAGACTGGGAGTTATGGCTTAATGCACTGGCCGAGGCCGGGGTGTTAGCCGAAGGCTGCAAAACCACCGCCTATACCTATATTGGTAAAGAGCTGACCTGGCCGATTTATGGTCAGGCAACCATTGGTAAAGCGAAGGAAGATCTCGATCGGGCCGCAACCGCTATTAATACCGACCTTAACAATTTGAACGTGGATGCCCATGTGTCATCGCTGAAAGCGCTGGTGACCCAGGCAAGCTCTGCCATACCCGTGATGCCGCTTTATATCTCGCTAATATATAAAGTAATGAAGGAAGAAGGCACCCATGAGGGCTGTATTGAGCAAATAGCCGGTTTATACCGTGAATGTCTATACGGCGACATCGCAACCCTTGATGAGCAAAACCGTTTTCGTATGGACGGCAAAGAAACCAACGATGCTACTCAGGCTAAGATCAAAGCGCTGTGGGATCAGGTTACCCAGGATAATTTCCATGACCTTAGCGATTACGCCGGATACCATCATGAGTTTCTGAAGTTGTTTGGCTTTGATGTGAAGGGTATCGATTACGATGCAGAAGTTGATCCTTTGGTAAGTTGGTAA
- the nqrE gene encoding NADH:ubiquinone reductase (Na(+)-transporting) subunit E yields the protein MEHYLSLFVRSIFVENMALSLFLGMCTFLAVSKKVKTAMGLGVAVIVVLGISVPVNQVIYVNILAPGALAWAGFPDADLSFLNFLTFIGVIAALVQILEMSLDKFFPALYNALGIFLPLITVNCAIFGGVAFAVQREYNFTESVVYGVGSGMGWALAIVLLAAVREKLKYADMPDGIRGLGSVFMIAGLMALGFQSFTGVQL from the coding sequence GTGGAACATTATTTATCATTATTTGTTCGCTCAATTTTTGTAGAGAACATGGCTTTGTCACTGTTTTTAGGTATGTGTACCTTTTTGGCGGTGTCAAAGAAAGTAAAAACAGCAATGGGACTGGGCGTCGCGGTAATTGTGGTACTGGGTATTTCTGTACCGGTTAACCAGGTTATTTACGTCAACATCCTGGCGCCTGGCGCGCTGGCATGGGCAGGCTTCCCCGATGCTGACCTGAGCTTTTTGAACTTCCTGACCTTTATCGGCGTAATAGCTGCATTGGTACAGATCCTGGAGATGAGTCTGGATAAGTTTTTCCCTGCTCTTTACAACGCGCTGGGTATCTTCCTGCCGCTGATTACCGTTAACTGTGCAATCTTCGGTGGTGTTGCGTTTGCGGTTCAGCGCGAATACAACTTTACTGAAAGCGTTGTTTACGGTGTAGGTAGTGGGATGGGCTGGGCGTTAGCGATTGTGTTACTGGCTGCGGTACGTGAAAAGCTGAAATATGCTGACATGCCGGACGGTATCCGAGGCTTAGGCTCTGTATTCATGATTGCTGGTCTGATGGCACTGGGTTTCCAGTCCTTCACTGGTGTACAGCTGTAA
- a CDS encoding NADH:ubiquinone reductase (Na(+)-transporting) subunit B, producing MGLKAYLEKIEPNFEPGGKYEKWYALYEAAATIFYTPGKVNKAGTHVRDSIDLKRIMIMVWMATFPCMFFGMYNIGFQAQEAIAAGAGTLPDMWQAGLYTALGGDLTNAGTLGLMFYGACFWLPIYAVTFAVGGFWEVLFASIRKHEVNEGFFVTSVLFALTLPATIPLWQVALGITFGVVIAKEIFGGTGRNFLNPALSGRAFLYFAYPAQISGDRVWVAADGYSGATSLSDGAMGNLNYADTSAWMDAFMGFIPGSAGEVSTLAIMIGGLFIMYMRIASWRIVAGVALGVAFFATLLNLIGSDTNAMFAMPAHWHFVVGGLAFGMFFMATDPVSASFTNQGKWAYGFFIGFMTVLIRVLNPAFPEGVMLAILFANLWAPLFDYFVAQSNIKRRIARVG from the coding sequence ATGGGTTTAAAAGCGTATTTAGAAAAGATCGAACCAAATTTCGAACCCGGTGGTAAGTATGAAAAGTGGTATGCGCTGTATGAAGCTGCCGCAACGATTTTCTACACGCCTGGTAAAGTAAACAAGGCAGGTACTCACGTACGTGACAGTATCGACCTCAAACGCATCATGATCATGGTGTGGATGGCAACGTTCCCTTGTATGTTCTTCGGTATGTACAATATTGGTTTTCAGGCTCAGGAAGCCATTGCAGCGGGTGCGGGTACGTTACCTGACATGTGGCAGGCCGGTTTGTATACCGCTCTGGGCGGCGACCTGACTAACGCCGGTACATTAGGATTAATGTTCTATGGTGCCTGTTTCTGGCTGCCTATTTATGCCGTTACCTTTGCGGTTGGTGGTTTCTGGGAAGTGCTGTTTGCATCGATCCGCAAGCACGAAGTGAACGAAGGTTTCTTTGTTACCTCGGTATTATTTGCCTTAACACTGCCAGCTACTATTCCGCTTTGGCAAGTGGCTCTGGGTATTACATTCGGTGTGGTTATCGCCAAAGAAATCTTTGGTGGCACTGGCCGTAACTTCCTTAACCCTGCATTGTCGGGTCGTGCGTTCCTATACTTTGCGTATCCTGCACAAATTTCTGGTGACCGTGTTTGGGTGGCTGCGGACGGCTATTCTGGCGCAACCTCGCTGAGCGACGGCGCAATGGGCAACTTGAACTACGCTGATACCTCGGCGTGGATGGACGCCTTCATGGGCTTCATTCCTGGTTCTGCCGGTGAAGTCTCGACGCTGGCAATTATGATTGGCGGATTGTTTATCATGTACATGCGTATTGCGAGCTGGCGTATCGTTGCCGGTGTTGCATTAGGTGTGGCGTTCTTTGCAACCCTGCTTAACCTGATTGGCAGCGACACCAATGCGATGTTTGCTATGCCTGCGCACTGGCACTTTGTGGTTGGCGGATTAGCGTTTGGTATGTTCTTTATGGCTACCGATCCGGTCTCGGCATCTTTCACCAACCAGGGTAAGTGGGCATACGGGTTCTTTATTGGCTTTATGACAGTACTCATTCGCGTACTTAACCCCGCGTTCCCAGAGGGTGTAATGCTGGCAATTTTATTTGCCAACCTGTGGGCGCCACTCTTCGACTACTTTGTCGCTCAAAGCAATATCAAGCGGAGGATAGCTCGTGTCGGCTAA
- a CDS encoding NADH:ubiquinone reductase (Na(+)-transporting) subunit D, with protein MADTKEMKKVLFGPILDSNPIALQILGICSALAITTKLETALVMSLALTSVVAFSNLFISLIRNQIPSSVRIIIQMTIIASLVIVVDQILKAYSYEVSKQLSVFVGLIITNCIVMGRAEAYAMKSPPLMSFLDGIGNGLGYSFVLIVVGIIKELLGFGTLLGFEILPLVQNGGWYQANGLLILPFSSFFLIGGLVWFIRTIRPEQVESKE; from the coding sequence ATGGCTGACACAAAAGAAATGAAAAAGGTCCTGTTTGGACCGATTTTGGACAGTAACCCAATCGCACTGCAAATTCTTGGTATTTGTTCTGCGCTGGCGATTACGACCAAACTTGAAACGGCATTGGTAATGTCTTTGGCATTAACCAGCGTAGTTGCGTTTTCAAATTTATTTATCTCGTTAATTCGTAACCAGATCCCCAGCAGCGTGCGGATCATCATACAGATGACCATCATCGCTTCACTGGTAATCGTGGTTGACCAAATCCTCAAGGCTTACTCCTATGAGGTTTCAAAACAACTGTCGGTATTCGTTGGTTTGATTATTACTAACTGTATTGTAATGGGCCGCGCTGAGGCCTATGCAATGAAGAGTCCACCGTTGATGAGCTTTTTAGACGGCATCGGTAACGGTTTAGGCTATTCATTCGTATTGATTGTGGTTGGTATTATCAAAGAACTATTGGGTTTCGGTACGCTGCTTGGCTTTGAAATCCTGCCGCTGGTACAAAACGGTGGCTGGTATCAGGCGAATGGTCTGCTGATTCTACCGTTCAGCTCGTTCTTCTTAATTGGTGGTTTGGTATGGTTCATTCGTACTATTCGACCAGAACAAGTTGAATCAAAGGAGTAA